From the genome of Flavobacterium sediminis:
GCTCTTGACCCGGCATACACAGCAGATGTTGTCGGCTGCCAAGTTTGAGCCAATCCAATTCCATTGTCAAAAATCTTCCAAGTACCTGATCCTAAACTCCAGTCTCCTGCAGCAGGCGTACTTGTTCCTTCAAATCCTTCAAACAAGACCTGACCTGAAGAAAACAAGAAACTTAATGACATGAAAAAAAGTAAAAGTTTTTTCATTATGTTAATTTTTTGTTATGGTTTGATTAATTTGCCAAATTTAACAATTTAAAACAACTAATAAATATTCTTTCTAAAAATTAACATTTACCTAAAATTTTGTTATATAACCAATTTATTATTTAGTTATTTTTGCAAAGTCTCTAATAAAAATCAATAAAAGTTGAATAAAAATAAAAAAGTATTTTTCGCTTCTGACCAGCACTTCGGAGCCCCTACACCTGAGAGAAGTTTTCCACGCGAACAAAAATTTGTAAAATGGTTGGATGAAGTAAAAGAAGAAGCCGAAGCTATTTTCCTTTTAGGCGACTTATTTGATTTTTGGTTTGAATACAAAACAGTTGTTCCTAAAGGCTTTATAAGAGTATTAGGTAAACTGGCTGAGATCCGGGATTCCGGAATACCTATTTATTTCTTTGTAGGCAATCACGACCTTTGGATGTTTGATTACTTTGAAAAAGAGCTCAATATTCCCGTATACCACGACAATCAAGAATTTACTTTTAACGGTAAAACGTTTTTAATCGGTCATGGTGACGGAAAGGGCCCTGGTGATCTTGGTTACAAACGCATGAAAAAAGTTTTTACCAACCCTTTCTCAAAATGGCTGTTTCGTTGGTTACACCCTGATTTGGGAGTACGATTAGCACAATATCTTTCTGTGAAGAACAAATTGATATCCGGAGAAGAAGACGTAAAGTTCTTAGGAGAAGAAAACGAATGGTTAGTTCAATATACTAAGAGAAAATTAGAAACCAAACATTACGATTATTTTGTTTTTGGTCACCGCCACCTACCATTAGTGATTAATGTTGGCAAAAACTCACAATATATCAATTTAGGAGACTGGATCAGTTATTTTACCTATGGCGTTTTTGACGGCGAAAAGTTTGAACTGAAAAAATATTAGAGATTTTCCATATCCTTCTCTATATCTAACTCTCTGAATTTGGGTGAAACAACTGCCGTACCTGTAACAACCACTAAAGTCATAATTCCGCCGAAAACAACAGCATTCACAACTCCTCCCATTAATTTTGAAGTAAACCCACTTTCAAAAGCGCCTAATTCATTAGATGATCCGACAAAAATAGAGTTCACAGACGAAACCCTGCCGCGCATGTGATCCGGAGTATATATCTGCAGGATTGTTTGACGAATAACCACTGAAATTCCGTCTGTCACTCCGCTTAAAAACAAGGCAAAAACCGACAGCCAAAAATTAGTTGACAATCCGAAAACAATAATACAGATCCCGAAACCAAAAACAGCCGTCAATAATTTTTTTCCTGCTTGTCGGTGTAACGGTAAAGATGTGGCGATCAACATAGTCAGCAAACTTCCCACTGCAGGTGCTGCTCTTAAAATTCCGAACCCTTGCGAACCTACCTTTAATATATCTTGTGCAAAAACCGGAAGTAGTGCTACAGCACCGCCAAACAAAACAGCAAACATGTCGAGTGCCATAGCGTTAAGAACTGTTTTGTGCGTGAACACAAAATCCAATCCTTCTTTTAAACTTTTCAACATCGGTTCGCCCAGTTTCTGATTCAAAATAGGCTTTCTTTCCACCTGAAACAAAGCTCCGATTGCTATTAAAATACTAAATACTACAAAAACCAATGACCAAAAAACCCCGATCCAACCAATAGCAAAACCTGCAATTGCAGGACCAAAAACTGCTGATATTTGCCACGTTGAACTACTCCAGGTCGCTGCATTCGGATATTCTTTCTTAGGAACTATCAAACCTAGTAAACTAAAAACAGACGGAATAATAAAAGCTCTTACAATTCCTCCTAAAAACACTAACCCGTAAATGGTCCACAATACTATTTTTTCATCCAGATGTTCTGTAAATTCAGAATACACTAATAAACACAACATAGAACTAATAGATACCAAAGCCGCCAAACATTTCAATAACAAGCCTCGTTTTTCATTTTGATCTACTATATGTCCTGCAAACAAAGCCATACTCACAGCCGGAATCACCTCCATTAAACCGATCAATCCTAATGAAAAAGGATCTTTAGTTATACTGTAAACTTCCCATTCCACTAAAACAAATTGCATAGACCAAGCCAAAACCAAGGCTAAACGCATTAAAATAAACCAACGGAATTCTTTTATCCGCAAGGATGAAAACGGATCTTTTTTAGGCTTCATTCTGTATATCTCTTATTTGTAATTGAATGGAAACGACATCTTTCCATTCGTTTTCTTCTATAGAAAAAACTATGTCAAATGATTTTCTATTGCTTACATTATCTAATTTATTCCCCAAACCGAAACCCACTGCCCCAAAGCCTGTAGAATCTCCCTGTTTCAGATATAATTTCAAATGCTCATGTTCAGCTCCGATAGTTTTTGCATAACCTGAATCTATAACATTGTATGCTACAAAAACCGGTGTCATATTCTGCGGTCCGAAAGGTTCAAATTGTTTTAAAATCCGAACAAGTTTAGGCGTTATTTCATTTAATTCTATTTCAGCATCAATTGAAACCTCAGGTGTCAAAATCTCAGGCTGAATTGTAGCTTTAACTTCTTTTTCAAAAGCTTCCTTAAACTTTTTATAATTCTCTTCTAAAAGCGTCATTCCGGCAGCATACATGTGCCCGCCGAATTGTTCCAGATATTCAGAACAAGCCTCCAGCGCATTATATACATCAAACCCCTGCACGGAACGTGCAGATGCCGCTAATTTAGTTCCACTCTTTGTAAAAACTATAGTCGGACGATAATAATTCTCCACCAATCTCGAGGCTACTATTCCTATTACACCTTTATGCCAATCTTCCTGATACACTACCGTACTGAAATTTTCGCCCTCCTCATTTTTTTCGATCTGAAGCAAAGCTTCCTGCGTAATTTGTTTGTCCAGATCTTTTCTATCAGCATTGAACAACTCAATTTCAGAAGCGAACTCAACGGCTTGCTCCAAATTAAACTCTGTTAGTAATCGAACAGCATAATCTCCGTGTTTAATTCGTCCTGCTGCATTAATTCGTGGCGCTATGTAAAACACCACATCAGAAATGGTTAATTGCTTTTTCTTCAGATTTTGAATCAAAGCCTTGATCCCGGGTCTCGGATCCCTATTAATAACTTCCAAACCAAATTTAGCCAGAACTCTGTTTTCTCCGGTTATCGGAACGATATCGGCCGCAATGGCTGTTGCTACTAAATCCAGATATGAAACTAAATCATCTATTGTTTGATCTCGATTTATTCCTAAGGCCTGAATCAATTTAAACCCAACTCCGCAACCACACAATTCATCATAAGGATACGAACAATCTTTTCGTTTCGGATCCAAAACCGCAATGGCTTCCGGTAAAATTTCTCCCGGACGGTGGTGATCGCAGATTACAAAATCAATCCCTTTGTCTTTTGCATATTGTACATGCTCAACAGACTTGATCCCACAATCTAATGCAATAATTAAGGAGAAATCATTATCATCAGCAAAGTCAATTCCCTGAAAAGAGACACCGTAACCTTCAGTATATCGATCGGGAATATAAGTTGCAATATTAGGTGTAATCGTTTTTAAATAAGAAGAAACCAGAGAAACAGCAGTAGTACCATCGACATCATAATCTCCGAAAACTAAAATATTTTCTCCGTTTACAATAGCACTTTCAATCCGATTCACCGCTTTATCCATATCCTTCATCAAGTACGGATCGTGCAAATCTTCTAAAGTCGGGCGGAAAAATTCTTTGGCTTGCTCAAAGGTTTCAATTCCCCTTTGAACCAATAAAGTGGCAATAATTTCATCTACTTGCAACGCTTGTTGTAAGGCTTGTACTTTTTCTTTTTGTGGCTTTGATTTAAAATTCCAACGCATATTAAATTACATTTTAATGATTTGAATAATTGATTTTGGCATGTACGAAATACAAATGTAAACAGAAATGTCGAATTAAAATTATTGTTTTTAGCGTTGGTCTTATTTTTTATTTAATTTTGAAAAAGATCTGTTTAAAACCCATTAAAATGCAAATTCAAGGACAAATCGTTGACATTTTCAATAAGAGAATCTTTCCCGGAGAAATCACCGTAGAAAACGGAAAAATTAAATCCGTCATAGAAAAAGAACACAATGTGAAACATTACATCATGCCCGGATTTATTGATGCACACATTCATATTGAAAGCTCTATGTTAGTTCCGTCAGAATTTGCTAAAATTGCCGTTTTACACGGAACTGTAGGCACTATTTCCGATCCGCATGAAATCGCTAATGTTTTAGGCGCTGAAGGTGTTTTTTTCATGATCGAGAACAGTAAAAAAGTTCCGCTGAAATTTCATTTCGGAGCTCCGTCGTGTGTACCGGCTACTTCTTTTGAAACCGCTGGTGCTGTAATTGATTCAGAAGGCATTAAAGAACTTTTAGCCTCTCCCGACATTCATTATTTAGCTGAAATGATGAATTACCCCGGAGTACTTCATGAAGACGAAGAAGTTATGAAAAAGATTGCTTGGGCAAAGCATTTCGACAAACCTGTTGACGGTCACGCACCCGGTTTACGAGGTGATGCTGTAAAAAAATATATTTCAGCAGGAATAACTACCGATCACGAATGTT
Proteins encoded in this window:
- a CDS encoding UDP-2,3-diacylglucosamine diphosphatase — encoded protein: MNKNKKVFFASDQHFGAPTPERSFPREQKFVKWLDEVKEEAEAIFLLGDLFDFWFEYKTVVPKGFIRVLGKLAEIRDSGIPIYFFVGNHDLWMFDYFEKELNIPVYHDNQEFTFNGKTFLIGHGDGKGPGDLGYKRMKKVFTNPFSKWLFRWLHPDLGVRLAQYLSVKNKLISGEEDVKFLGEENEWLVQYTKRKLETKHYDYFVFGHRHLPLVINVGKNSQYINLGDWISYFTYGVFDGEKFELKKY
- a CDS encoding MFS transporter; the encoded protein is MKPKKDPFSSLRIKEFRWFILMRLALVLAWSMQFVLVEWEVYSITKDPFSLGLIGLMEVIPAVSMALFAGHIVDQNEKRGLLLKCLAALVSISSMLCLLVYSEFTEHLDEKIVLWTIYGLVFLGGIVRAFIIPSVFSLLGLIVPKKEYPNAATWSSSTWQISAVFGPAIAGFAIGWIGVFWSLVFVVFSILIAIGALFQVERKPILNQKLGEPMLKSLKEGLDFVFTHKTVLNAMALDMFAVLFGGAVALLPVFAQDILKVGSQGFGILRAAPAVGSLLTMLIATSLPLHRQAGKKLLTAVFGFGICIIVFGLSTNFWLSVFALFLSGVTDGISVVIRQTILQIYTPDHMRGRVSSVNSIFVGSSNELGAFESGFTSKLMGGVVNAVVFGGIMTLVVVTGTAVVSPKFRELDIEKDMENL
- the recJ gene encoding single-stranded-DNA-specific exonuclease RecJ, which codes for MRWNFKSKPQKEKVQALQQALQVDEIIATLLVQRGIETFEQAKEFFRPTLEDLHDPYLMKDMDKAVNRIESAIVNGENILVFGDYDVDGTTAVSLVSSYLKTITPNIATYIPDRYTEGYGVSFQGIDFADDNDFSLIIALDCGIKSVEHVQYAKDKGIDFVICDHHRPGEILPEAIAVLDPKRKDCSYPYDELCGCGVGFKLIQALGINRDQTIDDLVSYLDLVATAIAADIVPITGENRVLAKFGLEVINRDPRPGIKALIQNLKKKQLTISDVVFYIAPRINAAGRIKHGDYAVRLLTEFNLEQAVEFASEIELFNADRKDLDKQITQEALLQIEKNEEGENFSTVVYQEDWHKGVIGIVASRLVENYYRPTIVFTKSGTKLAASARSVQGFDVYNALEACSEYLEQFGGHMYAAGMTLLEENYKKFKEAFEKEVKATIQPEILTPEVSIDAEIELNEITPKLVRILKQFEPFGPQNMTPVFVAYNVIDSGYAKTIGAEHEHLKLYLKQGDSTGFGAVGFGLGNKLDNVSNRKSFDIVFSIEENEWKDVVSIQLQIRDIQNEA